One region of Streptomyces davaonensis JCM 4913 genomic DNA includes:
- a CDS encoding peptidoglycan-binding domain-containing protein — translation MTRTRLATAAISAAVAGTLAVSASPASASASNGYISGGGSFYDDFADEGTLSTASYKDTNATCLWQIILYAEGVKESNGTQFDYADIDGKFGSNTAYATKQLQKAWGLTQDGKVGNKTFGAADDKWNSSTRAGELEYRSTGTTNATKYKIRYHGSRYYFDIFRTGDGKYRFYHKNVWHYATYKSNSGCS, via the coding sequence ATGACCCGCACCCGCCTGGCCACCGCCGCGATCAGCGCCGCCGTCGCCGGCACGCTCGCGGTGAGCGCGTCGCCGGCCTCGGCGTCCGCGTCCAACGGCTATATCAGCGGTGGCGGTTCGTTCTACGACGACTTCGCCGACGAGGGCACCCTGTCGACGGCGTCGTACAAGGACACCAACGCGACCTGCCTGTGGCAGATCATCCTGTACGCCGAGGGCGTCAAGGAGAGCAACGGCACGCAGTTCGACTACGCCGACATCGACGGCAAGTTCGGCTCGAACACCGCGTACGCCACCAAGCAGCTCCAGAAGGCCTGGGGTCTGACGCAGGACGGCAAGGTCGGCAACAAGACCTTCGGCGCGGCCGACGACAAGTGGAACTCCTCCACCCGCGCGGGCGAGCTGGAGTACCGCAGCACCGGCACGACCAACGCCACCAAGTACAAGATCCGGTACCACGGTTCGCGGTACTACTTCGACATCTTCCGTACGGGGGACGGCAAGTACCGCTTCTACCACAAGAACGTGTGGCACTACGCGACGTACAAGTCCAACAGCGGTTGCAGCTGA